TTTCTCCCAGACGAAGAAGATCCCCGAGGTGGTCGCCTAAAGAGTCATCTCGGAAGCATAGACCGCGATCGGTTAGTCTAGACAATGCTGGTAGTCCATTGTATGCAAAGGAGTCATCTCCGCCCTTGAAAAGTAGAATATCCCCAGAggtaaatcgaataaaaattaaacagaaGGAGGACAATTTGGAGAAAGCTACTGTGACAGAGAAAGAGACCGTTGATCTCATCTGCGACCCTGTGTTAGAAGCGAGAcgaagaaaatttgaatgtgcAAGGCCTATAGATCCTGTAAACGCGAATAAGAAGATTAAATTAAGCAAACAAGAAAATATAAGTAAGAAAACGGAACCTCTCGAAGGGGAACAACAATCTGGGAATATAAGGAAAGTTAATAAAGCTACAGAAGATTATGATATTCAAGAGACAGATTTATGTTTAGATACTCATTATGATTTCGAAGACTTTGAAGAGAGTATGGAAAATACTTCTCCTATAGCTATCACGAGTTCCGTAAACTCGTGTATTGATTTAGAATCGCAGAAAGGCGAGAAGGAAAGATCGTCTAAAAAGAAGAGGAAGCGCGACAAGGAATTGTATCAAGtgggaaaattgaaaagtgaaCTTCCGCTCTCTGAACGTATTGGGAAAGACAAGAAGTGTAAGAAGCGCAAAGATGTTATTTCGGATGGACCAAGTGATGATATGGATGCGATTTTTGAGGACATCACAGTTGACGAAGAGAGCGACTTGAGAACTGAACTGAGTCGAAGACGAGCGGAAAGATTAAATAGGACAGTACCAATTCAGTCTGCAAGATTAGTACAATCTGCTTTTAAGGGTGTCGTTAACGAGTAAGTAATTTTAACCATTGAGAAAAGAACTATAATGATATAACTTTTTACATGCATTTTCTGCTATTGTACTGTTTTACACtttctgaattaattaattttgttattctgTTTTTCAGAGTTGTTAAAAGTAATGCAAAGACAAATCAAAGACACTTAATTAAAGCAGATGATAAATGTAAGTAAATgtagtaatataaattttcataacaaTGATTCCaagattaaaattttacttcaatataattGCGAAGATTTCTCAGATTAGCATCATAGAAATTTGTTTTACAGCCAGCCAAAAAGAAGTTAGAAGAGTAACCGTTCTTCATCGCTCAATACCTGAGTTACATGATTCGGAaggtttgtatattttatgttatttatatatcacTAAACCATTATAACTTAATACTTTGTACTTTTTTAAGTTCGTGATACACGTTTAAAATGCTCACCGTCAATTCTTGAGTACTCGTGTAGACAATGGAGTtgttaatacatttattgacTTCTAGTGATGCTTATGgcaattctatatatttttaaaacttaatgTACAACTTATTAGGATGCTTCAAAATTATCTTATATTCCaattaagaattatataaataatttatgttttctttcACAGATGAAACGACCCTGGATTCAAAGGTGCCTGTACGTTTCAGATTGGGTCTTGGTAAGCAAGTACAAGATACTAGAGAATCTAAGATTTCACGGAAAGCGTCGAAAAGGCAGGGTCGCAAGGTAAAACacaaagtcaatttgactctaacaaatattgaaaatgctTTATAATATAACGATTATAACTTGCTGAGCGTAAACAGTTTACGTGTTTGAATTCTCTTATAAGAACAATGTGTACATATAATTCTGATATTGTGATACTTTAAGTAATTATGAAtgtaatttatcaatattttttattttgttacacTAATTGCcttcaataatttcaacgtcttgattaattgttgaaatctcttataattaataatacaaaaaaaaaagaaatagtacATTAGTTGAGTGTACATATAAAATGCTATGTAATATAGAATAATGAACTGCAACTTTTTATTGAgtaatgaatgaaaaatttagCATCGCGCAAAAGGATAAAGTAAAAATCGTaggtttttatttaatatttcattaaagatCTATAGTATTGCTATtactattaaattacataaaagaaTCTTTTGTCTTTTcgcttttgaaaatttataatttgaacAGTTTAGTATAAACGAGGATTGTAACTGTGATTGtcccatttttttttttcaatttgtaaGAATGTGGGCTGTTACAGTAATGGATTGTACCagatgttttaaaatgtttgtggCATGCACAAAATAGAATGCAATATGGAAACTTTTCATTTACGTTCCTTATTGTtcgttaatttcatatttttaccattagatattttttatattcattaaatgtaaaaatatgaatgagGTACAATTTAAGACATCAATATGATATAGACAACTCTCCcttattattataagtattcttaaaaattaattacattatgttgtatttaatttactttttataaaacaaaaatgtccCAATAAATCATCGGTGAAAGtatcgtaaaaaatatattgcaaatTAAGTTACTTTGTATTGAACTAATAATTAACATATGGGTATTCAGCCACTTAGAAATCTCaggagatattttatatttagctCCTGTGTATTTCGCTTACTCACTTACTCTCGCAAGGAGAGGACTGAAGGTGGTGTCCTGATTTTGTAATGTCCTTCGTATAGTTATAAGACTTTGAGTATTAATGGTAGTGCTGTAGTTTTGATGGGCAGGTGTTTAATAGGTTGGAAGATATTTGACATTTATGTTTTAAAATCTCCTATCCTACCATATTGTAAGCATTGACAACAGTTGTGGGTGTGACGtctaatttttttacaatatgaaatcttttttattattgtacatgGTAGTTGGAAAATGTTTTGCGTTATATAACAAACATATTTCAGATGTTCAAAATTCTGGAAAGTTTATGTTACGTGTGACTAGGTATTTTTAACATCTCAATTCAGTCCAGTCTATTTTCTACACACAATCGATAAAAATAGGTACCTATTAATTTAGGACACTATTAAAGCTCctaatgtacaaaatatttgcAATGCATATTCGTTTTAGACTTCAATAAAAACGGGTTACAGGGAGTTAAATGTCTCATCATTAGAAACTGTATCTGATAAAATACCAGtggattttaaatttcaaattttatcagtACACAATATTGAAAAGTCTTTGTCATGCTAAGGGACCTCTCTTTATTGGAGAGAAAGATTGTATTGATTCTATATTGTCCATAGTATCTTAGTTTCCTTAAATGTATTCAGAGCAATTCTACTCCAAAGAAATGATTAtgtcaaatgaaaatacttgattaaaagaaaaaaaggaatgaaGAAACATTTTAATGGTGTCTCTTATCTTATACTTAATGTTCCTGCAAAAGTGTCATAGAAAACTGGAGcctaatagttttatttgatatagtttcaaaGCAAAACGtagagtaattaataatatctttCGAAAAACACTAGTTTTAGAGTTTTCAAATCAGTATATTATTTGCTGGGAAGGGGAAAACATTATCTGTGTTTTTTTTGTTTAGGAATAGAGTAAACGTGTGTTCTCCAGATTACATATTTATACGAAGAGAGTGCATAGCTGTTCATCTTACCTTCTATTTTATTGTCAGCCTAGGAAGATAAAGTCCATTAAAAGGTGTATTCTAGTATGGATTACACGTATATGGAGAAGTATCTGTTATTATTTGAAGTGTGACCTAGCAAACAAGAAAAAAGTAAGATTCTAGAATCCAATAACAAAATTTCAGAATACTTTATTGTatgattgtatttaattattcattgttaagCGTTGTCGTAGATAGTTAATTACATGtgtttatattaaatcatttgttgtgtatttgtaaataatttgcatCAGTCActcatttaataaataagaatcaTTAATAATCCCAAAGTTATCTTCTGTAAACCTAAGCATATTTATTGCTTTATACGAATCTGTATAAACAAGGTCAATCAATTGTACATAGGAATATTGTTAATAAGCGtgtgcaaaatgaaaaaataagatGTATATTgtgtaaattgaattaatattattaagacACCGAATGTACTGTAAAAATAGTCGATAGACAGAAAAGagtgatattattaaaatatattttttacattgtaccgtttgaaagtaaaaaaaaaaagcatcaattttttatgattataGAGAAATGCAGTGTACTTCAATATAACTTTGTTATCTGCTGTTCTATATTCAAAATCAGACTTgcatattgtaaataatattattatgaattctGAAAATCATTTCAGTTAAAAATTCAATGCTATATGTACAGTTCTAATGATGCTGTTTGTAAGAGTTCACTGAGTAGGGTTGAGTACAATACTAATTTCAGAACATTGTgataatgttttaatttatcCTTTCATGGGAAACCTAACTATATATGATTTAAGgatattttttgtatttccCTGTATTTTAATTCATACTTTGTTGATATTTAAGGTTCTATAGAGTAACTACGGACTATGATTAGACTtatgtctattttattttctaatgagtaACCTGTAAAATGCGTATGAAGTACATCACCAATTTATATTACTAATATGTTCATCTGTTAGCCAGTGCATTGACAAGTATAAACATAGATTATTTCAGATAATATATTTGGTACGTACGGTGGTATGCTGCATATATGAGAGTgtaaatgttacttttaattcaataaaaaaaacatacatatttatatgagCTTCTTTtgatagaaaattttatatctAACATGTCATgagatattttcaaaaattcaagaCGTACAATATTAAGAAACATGGGAGCTACCTTTCAAAGTATTCTATGtattatgatttatatttagttttcatGAAGCAGAAATTACTCTTAAGtgtttattaagaaaacaaCGTAACGCTTTGTGTTAGTAAGATTGCTGTAATTTTTCTCTTATATGCTTTTATGCATGTACTACAAATATCAACTCTAAGAGTTGAACACACATCATTTTTAAGTAGacaaaatattgttgaataGCTCAAAAGACTTGAAACTGTTGACCTTATCTGTCATTAAAAATGTGATATCCAGAAAGACTTTTACTGCCTTATTAAGAATAAGTAAACCATTTATTATGGAATAACACAAACTTTTTAATGgcaaatcaaatgaaatacaatGCATGTCATTAATTGTTCACATTCTCAATATGCAATATACATAAACGTTTTAAAGGACTTTTAAAACAAGACTAAATAGAAATTGTCATATAGTGTCCTGTCGATTTTATAATCACCCCGAAAACTTTTTGCTGGTgttattctataataaaatcGGTTATTCCGTAAATTTAATTGTTACTGTTATaatgtttgatttatttaaactaATTTTGTACACAATGTAGTAAATGCAGATGGAACTAGAACACAGAAAACACATATTTTTCTGAACAGAATAAGAATGCAACaagaaaaaaaactaaaaacagTGTtcccatatttttattttaatattaatcatgtCTGTTACTTCGTTTTGTTGCCACAACATACAGTATTTATATAATGCAATCACATTTAACCATCTGTAATTTACTGCgtaaattattattctgtatGACTGTACTGTTTGTATGATGTGTATTTGtacttacaatttttttacaaagTAACACAAATAGGTATAGATCGTGTAGACATAACGGAACAAGAACCTCAAGTattaatatgaaacaatttcaataatatttagttcgcatattatttaaaacgcaTAAAATCTCTTATTTCagaagaataaagaataaaatatttttgtcctAATTGGGTAGTCTTATTTTGTATCACCTTGGTaattcaatgtttaaaaatacgCCTAATTGTAAATGTACAAATCAAACGACCTAATATTAAAGCtcatcatttataaataaaatcaacgagaggattaaaaaatcatttatagaAACTCTTCGAAAATCATACGTCCATTTTATAGACTTCCCatagtttaacattttttaattgttttaaaggTCAAAGTGGGCTTACTAATAGGATTATTTATAAtccaacattttttaatccACATCTGCTTCGTctttcagtttaatatttttgtatttattgcgTGTTGAAATATCGAATGAAGCATGATGATCTAACGCGTtgcattctttttctttttttgcgaTTCGATATCCAACGCAATCAGTTGCGTGTCACACGCATCGTGCAGAACGCTCGTGCacttaaacgaattcaaacGTAAAAGGACGATTGCATATTTCAGATTTTAAGTTGCCGTCTAACGAGGAAAATTTTCGTAGCTTTTTGCTAAGTAGCTGTTTAATCCCTGCGACATATATGCTATACACATTCGACCAAAGTTCGAAGTTCACCGATgcattttattcatatattttttttagctGCCTTCGTACAAACCTTTTGACTCCTTTGGattgtttaaaatctttgttttgctgaaaaaataattgtaccctaaatttttcatggaaaataatattctgcaACAGTTGAACCGATTATCGTACAGGTGATTCTACGGCAACCCGATCACTTGTTGCATCCAGTGACTGATTTATTCATGTCGAAATATGTTTGGCCCATCTGTGAAGTTTAAATCATCATTTTAGGGATAACGGTAAAAGTATTGTTCGAACATaggaatattgaacattttttaattgccTTTCTAAAGCAGCAGGAAggacaataatttattacggTATTGAATATCAATAGACACAAACTTAAAATACGTTAACGTCTTAAGCCCGTCTAATAGATTTATCCCTACTTTTACGTACTTAGCTTGTGCAACCCCTGCGGCCGTTAATCGACAGCcgataaaagaaaagaagtgGACGCTATcgagaatgaaataaatgaaatgttgaCTGTGTAAATATACATTCATTGTATTTCTATgcaaatgttattaattattgataaaaaaaatatatttcaatacttcagtCTCTATGAATTAATCGGAAGATTAATTACCTTTCGAGAATTCTTTTTGGTAGTTACAATTTTGTTCCATTAATTTGATTCTCATAGATATTAGTAAATATGcctttgaatattcaaaattttatgtatAGCCTTTGCGTAAAAATGTTTTGAGATTTCTGAAGGAAACTAATGTAATGAATGAGGTAACAAGTTAAGGGATTTacctttgaatatttgattattattattatcatattttcaGGCGAGTAGCCGAGTTATTTAATTATGTCTAAATTTACATATTGAACGCTCTTTTGGAGTATAATGAAACAAGTGGAAATCAAATAGGGCGCAGTCGCAACTAGGGCGGCTTAAAAGGTGGTAGTACGAAGTGTACTGGTAATCAATGGCGAAACATGGTACACGTTAAATCACGGGAAATTAGTTAAGGATTGCAATGTGTTCGTGATAAGTTTACAATGAAATTCGTAATACGATGtagtgttttaattttattgtacgaTTGAACCGTTCAACAAACTTTTTGTTGACACGCAAAGACAATGACGTCTGTACTgtgtttattttaaagaaagtGGTAATTGCGTTAACAGTGGAATACAAATATTATGTTGACAATTATTCTATCCGATTCCCGTTTATTCGGAGACTGTAAAACATTTTAACTTGCAGAACCGATGGATTGGTAATaagataaaacaataaatacaacGACAATAAATTTGCTATGACAGTGCATGTGATGCAGAACTTAGTAAATAGTTAACAATGAATACACCGAGTTCAAAGCATGTCGTAACTTTCGACGAACGATGTAAGGAAGGTAAGTCAAGGTACATAATTCTAAGAGAAcattcttatttaattaatttcttgattcgtgtatttcataaaatataccCTTGTAATTCTTATGTTGATTATCATGGAAATTATTGTCGTAGTAAGTATGTACTGTCCAATGTGCTTAACATAGAAgtaaaatatgaagaaatgtTACGTGTTCCTGTTTCAGGTGTATTTATAATCCTTTTTGTCATTGCAACTGTAGCTTGGTAAAAATGTCTTACAATCATAATCTCAGAAGGGTATACTTGTAGAATGGCCACTCTGAGAACAGGATTAAGTAGCGAGAAATGAGAGATGTGCGCTTTATTGTGTCATGTGTTAATGGTCTCTTGTCCTTCGATATTTAATACCTTTCAATAGGCTGGTATCTGTGTAAAAATGCAGATAGTGGTATTATATTTTGCATCACTTGTCTAGAATTAATCATCATACAGATTCATAAATAGGATTTGAAGTTCTAAGAAAAAAGGATAGTAAATGCTGGAGAATCGCTAGAAACAATGCAGAAAGTACTCCCATTCTCAGAGCAGCCTAACTCTAATGAGATGAATGCTATTTGTATGTGAAGATAAAATCAGTCGCAAGAttcaatgatatatttatttgaatacatttGGTGTAAGCATTTATCTTATTAAGTATGTTTCCAGGATCATGCATGTAGAGcttgttttatatcatttaatgTCTTTAATAACCCTTTCAAGAGAATCATCTAACAAAAGGGCACAATGCAGACAAACGTATTAGaattgttctatatttttttattgcggATTCAAAATCATTTAACTTATCTAGttgaaatttccaaaattattcTTATGAGAAGTTTGAATGctataaatatgtttcattgaCAATAATTTATGTGCATTTAACTTTAGATAATTATAAATGCTAATTGAAACACTTAAGTGCTTGCATGAGTTTgtgtatatttgaatgaaattgttttgtGTAATTCAGTACAACttgaataaagtataataatatggCTCTTACATTTGTTTGAACACTATTATATTGAGACAATCTTCTTGTTGTAGTTATGGAAcactttatttattctttacaATGATACTTAtgtgttacataattttttgcacaatttaaaataaagataagttatacttttgttcgagtatattgaaaaagaaatgttgCAAAATCTTTTAAAGAACAAACTTAAGCATGGGTAGCAGAGGAGTCGGGGACATTCCAACAATATTTCATCCTCAACAAACTCATACTTCAAATATCATTCTTGGTGACAATCAACAGAACCATGGTCCTCAAAGCAGTATTGGTCAAGTTACTCATGATAATACTGGTAAGCATGTGACGATAAGTACTTACATCCtacattgaattataataacaatatacaaTCAACATTAATATAagtgaatattcttttaaagtAATTGTTTATGTTCTAAATTGCCTCAATCTTTGTCAATTGTATTAGCCAGTTTAATATGCGAAACAATGGCTACAAATTTCATGCCAATTAAAATCTCAGGGGTAGGTCACTACCATGGATAAGGTATTTATCATTCCTTCCATCATCCCATTCTTTAGGATTAAATTCCACTACACAGTGCATATTAAAGAGGATCAGACCGCAAGGGACTGAGCAAACACAGTATTTTCTTATAtactctatatatatatttttacctaCAATGGTATTAATATTGAAGGATAAAAGTTCGCGAACGTAGAAAATGGAAAGGCGTACGTTTCTCGTCTCGTCAATCAAATCCGTTTTCAGAATGGGTTGAGTATAAAGGGTAATTTTCCGAATTTTGTTGATATTTCAACGATGTTACTTCCTTAATTTGTTACAAATGTAATATACTGTATAATATGCTGTACAATATCGCTTCCCTTATACTTTTACCTACTTCATTTTCAaccaatgtataatttaatagtatacggtttaatagtataatatgaTGTTCTAATACATCTACGGAATTATAGATTTTTTATAGTAGAGTAATGAACATAGCAAGATAATACAGTAGGGTTCAGATAAAcagtttttccattttatttattattttaagtttGCATCCACAATCCACCAGTGCCTgcgtaatatatttgtaaaatagatTATACTTATTTACGTGCGCCTTTTCAATATGGATTATTTGACTTAACTAAACCCAtggattatttgtaatttgcaTATGATTTACGATTCAGAAAAAACACCTCCCACAAAGTGATTATATGGAATACTAAGAGTTTTTTGACGTGTTTTCGATAGTGACTttctttatatacattttaatcaattaatttcgttatttaGGGTGTGAGCAGCAACAAGGATGTAGCGTTACCGTTAGCTGCGGTGACTCAACGCCAAGTTGCCGCCCTTTGGATACAAGCGGAAGTGGAGGAATTGCTGAAGGAACTGGTGCTAGTCAAGGGCATAATGCGAGTCAAATCCAAGTTCAGCAGCACATTTCAACTCCTTCCGTTACTTATCAACAAAGGCCCAATTCTCTCTCAGCTTGTTATGCATCCTGCTGTGCAGAATCAGCAAAGAAGGTTCATCAATTTTAGTAACGAAAATCTCTTTAAATCAGTATTGTTATTCATTGTTTTACGCGTAAGCTCATTGTGAttacagatatattttggagTATGTGTAACCATATGTGTCACAGCAAGTTGGGTTGGTGCAACgcattgtattaaatatttatatttttacaaacttGAAAGTCCGAGTTATTTATCATCTTCGAACTCATCGGTAACGGGAACGCATCAGCAACATGTAAGTTCATGTACTCTCTTTTTTTTACCTGTCAACATCCATCAAACTCAATCTATGAAATGTTTTTATACAAAGTAATAAgttttcataaaattgtatattctgCACGCatgttttgtaacattttttagaCGGTTCCATATAATGCGCCCTTCTTCACAACGTGGTTCTGTACAAATTGGGAGATTCTTTACTAccctatttatttcatttgtcaaGCTGCGAGAATAAAATGTAACACTCCGTCAGAAATAATCGCAGAAAATTTGCGTGGATTCCGAGATAAAGGTTTCACCGGTGGTCGTTTTTTGATCAGATGTAGCCTCTTCTGTGGACTTTGGGTGGTCacgaattatatgtatatttattcgcTCAGGATATTGTTAGCTACTGATGTGATGGCCCTGTTTGCGACAAACGTATCCTgcgtttatttattatcatgGGTTATCCTTCATGAGCAATTTGTTGGTGTAAGGGTTAGTATTATCTTCCGTGGAAATTTGTTTTACAGTGAGTCGTTGTTTtcctttgtaatatttttaaatacatatgtTGCAGATAGTAGCAGTAATTTTATGCAACACTGGGATTGCACTTTTAGCGTACATGGATGGAATAACTGGCAGTCCGACATTAGGGGGTGTTGTTCTAGCAACATCTGCAGCAGCTGGTTCTGCTGTTTATAAGgtaactattaatattaacaatataccTAAATGGtataaagtaaatttaacaaCACTTTCACAATAATTGCTGAAAAAGTCAAAAGTGGGGACATTGATTGATGTAAAAGTGTTAAACAATGTTATATTAGGTGCTGTTTAAGAAAGTTATAGGAGAAACAACATTCGGACAAATGTCTCTATTCTTTTCACTTATCGGATTGTGTAATGCCGCACTACTATGGCCGGTCTGTTTAGCCCTGTACTTTACGGGAGCCGAGAGTGTACATTGGGAACGATTACCATGGACAGCATTACTTTTAGCGAGCATTCTTCATTTAGGTTAGCtgatgttatttaatattagtgATATTCAGGATACTTAAATAATACTgatacttttattattgtttaatagtTGCAAACATGCTTGGTAACTTCAGTATTGCTCTAACGTATGACTTATTCATTACCCTGGGATTGATCACAGCTGTACCTGTATCAGCTGGTATgtaaattaacgaaattattgaattattgtgtaattaatgttgtttaataatttattgatgttACTATATTACAGCGCTAGACGTTGTTTTATACGGAGCCCACTTTGTGGGCATGAAATTGGCAGGGATGATTTTTATAGCGGTTGGCTTCTTCCTTGTAATGTTCCCGGATAATTGGCCTGACTACATAACCAGATTACTTCGGTATGTGCTTTGaatgtattttgtatatatataatttatggtatgttttataacttcaaattaatttcttccttAGTCTTTAGTTTCGTAGTAAGTTTGCTAATGTTTTATCTCTGACTCCATATATACACGCGACATATAATCGCATCATATGCACGCGGGCGCATATATACACATACCTAAATCTGCATTTAAAACAGGCTACAAAAATACCTCTTTTATATTTAGatttcgaaaatttatattaaacagaCGCCGCTCGATTTCAGAGAGAATATCATTTGTTCATTTTAGTAttcgtttgattatttttagcAATTGTTTTCTAAcacttttgtaaaatttaaaaataaatgtttcaaggTACATTATTAGCTAAgatttatcattttcaaaacgatcgattttcttcattttattacttttaccgTAAAACACATTTGAAGTGTTGCCTATggtatataaaaatcattttttatattttctgaatataaaacttattattaaattacctgctttaaatgtatgtatgtacatatatttacataaaggGTGGGTATCCGGAATGGGACATTTGCATTGcatttaaaattctgaaattatatCAGACTTCAATATGAAAAAATTTTTCAACTTTCAGCTCAGAATAGAAAGATGAAACATGGTAATTTCgtgataacatttttttttaagttaataTTGTCTGTATATACTGTTATTCGTTTATTTCCCATGTTTCATCTTTCAAATAGTGTAACTTTATTTAATGTTCTTTCTTCGTAAGTTAAAAGTAAGCACTCAAACGCATACTTTTAGTCGCTgcacaatatatatttacacaaatttatacatttatattttcttctttctactTTTGCAAGACTATCGATCTACTGTTTCTCTCGTTTTGCACTGAATTAGAACTACTGTGTAGCTCACTGACGTAGTATATGCTTGATACACAAAATTGTTCataaatgtacatataaatCCTAATACCTGTACATATATATCATTTAC
This genomic window from Nomia melanderi isolate GNS246 chromosome 9, iyNomMela1, whole genome shotgun sequence contains:
- the LOC116427222 gene encoding solute carrier family 35 member F3 isoform X5; this encodes MNTPSSKHVVTFDERCKEGKSRTNLSMGSRGVGDIPTIFHPQQTHTSNIILGDNQQNHGPQSSIGQVTHDNTGCEQQQGCSVTVSCGDSTPSCRPLDTSGSGGIAEGTGASQGHNASQIQVQQHISTPSVTYQQRPNSLSACYASCCAESAKKIYFGVCVTICVTASWVGATHCIKYLYFYKLESPSYLSSSNSSVTGTHQQHTVPYNAPFFTTWFCTNWEILYYPIYFICQAARIKCNTPSEIIAENLRGFRDKGFTGGRFLIRCSLFCGLWVVTNYMYIYSLRILLATDVMALFATNVSCVYLLSWVILHEQFVGVRIVAVILCNTGIALLAYMDGITGSPTLGGVVLATSAAAGSAVYKVLFKKVIGETTFGQMSLFFSLIGLCNAALLWPVCLALYFTGAESVHWERLPWTALLLASILHLVANMLGNFSIALTYDLFITLGLITAVPVSAALDVVLYGAHFVGMKLAGMIFIAVGFFLVMFPDNWPDYITRLLRNIVLMSHSSRWSRRHGHGVSGGTQRDVIDYRTGYIKSHLRSPSGRVR
- the LOC116427222 gene encoding solute carrier family 35 member F3 isoform X1 — its product is MNTPSSKHVVTFDERCKEGKSRTNLSMGSRGVGDIPTIFHPQQTHTSNIILGDNQQNHGPQSSIGQVTHDNTGCEQQQGCSVTVSCGDSTPSCRPLDTSGSGGIAEGTGASQGHNASQIQVQQHISTPSVTYQQRPNSLSACYASCCAESAKKIYFGVCVTICVTASWVGATHCIKYLYFYKLESPSYLSSSNSSVTGTHQQHTVPYNAPFFTTWFCTNWEILYYPIYFICQAARIKCNTPSEIIAENLRGFRDKGFTGGRFLIRCSLFCGLWVVTNYMYIYSLRILLATDVMALFATNVSCVYLLSWVILHEQFVGVRIVAVILCNTGIALLAYMDGITGSPTLGGVVLATSAAAGSAVYKVLFKKVIGETTFGQMSLFFSLIGLCNAALLWPVCLALYFTGAESVHWERLPWTALLLASILHLVANMLGNFSIALTYDLFITLGLITAVPVSAALDVVLYGAHFVGMKLAGMIFIAVGFFLVMFPDNWPDYITRLLRTTGTQQHRSTVARSRYSSMQQRQCRLRSYGVSSAHGDGQMLLPINNINSNQGNSNQAAGEPTAATATPNLTHRHSNSSQQNNTAYEPQPRRVPTSISYTTSTSTPLSTPISTSIATSTSTTTKNHQRSHLPGLQRQ
- the LOC116427222 gene encoding solute carrier family 35 member F3 isoform X6, encoding MNTPSSKHVVTFDERCKEGKSRTNLSMGSRGVGDIPTIFHPQQTHTSNIILGDNQQNHGPQSSIGQVTHDNTGCEQQQGCSVTVSCGDSTPSCRPLDTSGSGGIAEGTGASQGHNASQIQVQQHISTPSVTYQQRPNSLSACYASCCAESAKKIYFGVCVTICVTASWVGATHCIKYLYFYKLESPSYLSSSNSSVTGTHQQHTVPYNAPFFTTWFCTNWEILYYPIYFICQAARIKCNTPSEIIAENLRGFRDKGFTGGRFLIRCSLFCGLWVVTNYMYIYSLRILLATDVMALFATNVSCVYLLSWVILHEQFVGVRIVAVILCNTGIALLAYMDGITGSPTLGGVVLATSAAAGSAVYKVLFKKVIGETTFGQMSLFFSLIGLCNAALLWPVCLALYFTGAESVHWERLPWTALLLASILHLVANMLGNFSIALTYDLFITLGLITAVPVSAALDVVLYGAHFVGMKLAGMIFIAVGFFLVMFPDNWPDYITRLLRWSRRHGHGVSGGTQRDVIDYRTGYIKSHLRSPSGRVR
- the LOC116427222 gene encoding solute carrier family 35 member F3 isoform X3 — translated: MNTPSSKHVVTFDERCKEGCEQQQGCSVTVSCGDSTPSCRPLDTSGSGGIAEGTGASQGHNASQIQVQQHISTPSVTYQQRPNSLSACYASCCAESAKKIYFGVCVTICVTASWVGATHCIKYLYFYKLESPSYLSSSNSSVTGTHQQHTVPYNAPFFTTWFCTNWEILYYPIYFICQAARIKCNTPSEIIAENLRGFRDKGFTGGRFLIRCSLFCGLWVVTNYMYIYSLRILLATDVMALFATNVSCVYLLSWVILHEQFVGVRIVAVILCNTGIALLAYMDGITGSPTLGGVVLATSAAAGSAVYKVLFKKVIGETTFGQMSLFFSLIGLCNAALLWPVCLALYFTGAESVHWERLPWTALLLASILHLVANMLGNFSIALTYDLFITLGLITAVPVSAALDVVLYGAHFVGMKLAGMIFIAVGFFLVMFPDNWPDYITRLLRTTGTQQHRSTVARSRYSSMQQRQCRLRSYGVSSAHGDGQMLLPINNINSNQGNSNQAAGEPTAATATPNLTHRHSNSSQQNNTAYEPQPRRVPTSISYTTSTSTPLSTPISTSIATSTSTTTKNHQRSHLPGLQRQ